The DNA window ATCCCGAGCACCTGGTTCCCGAGGAGATTCATCACAATCGCGCGAACCGCCTGGCTCTGCTCGTCCTCCCCCGCCCACCGGCATTCGGCGACGCTCATCAGCGGGTCTATCGTCCCAATCAGCTCCTCCTTGAACTCCCCCAGCAACGGCACCCGCTGGGCCAGGGCATCCCCGTTGAAGCTGATCGCTTTTTCACTCATGACGCCGCCCGTCCCTTCTGCCGGTCAGCCTTGTTGGAAGCCAGGCCGGTTACACCCTCGAAAAGTTCCTCCATGCTCGTGGCCGACCGCGCGATGTCGCCGAGCCCGGCATGGTCAGCCAGCAACTCGGCGGTACCCGCCATCGTCTTCCGCTGGGCGCCCTCACGAGCGGTACGCGCCGTCGTCACGATCAGGTCGGCCAGCTCCGCCGGCGCGAGTTGCCGGTAGGCGTCCCCGTTGAAGGTGATCCGGGTCAGCTCGCCCTGCCCACCCACGGTCACCGACAGCAGCTTCTTCTTGTCCTCCACAGTGGTCTTCGACCGGGCCACACGCCGGCGTACCCGGTCCGCCGCGGCCTCGACCTCGTCCAGGGCCGCACGCATCTCGACCAACAGTTCCTCGTCGCCCAACATGCTCATCGCGTTACCTCCTCTACCAACTCACGGTTGGGCCGCAGCGGCGGGTTCACTTCGGCGAAACAATGTTAACGGCCCCGATACCGGCGGCGCTCATCCTGGACGCCGGGACGCTCGTCAGGCGTGTCGAACTCGTCGTCCTCGACCCGCGCACCACGACCGCGCCGGCCGATCACCGCGGGCGCACAGTCGGGGTCGGTACCCCAGACCTTCTCGTCCTCCTTCAACCAGGTGCTGCGCTGACGATCGCGGTCCTTCCCGGGCTGCCCCCCACCGGGCATGCCCGGCATCATAGGGGGCATGAACGGCATGCCGCCCGAGCCAGGCTGCGGGGCAGGTACGCCGGCACCCGCGCCCGTGGCCATGCCGGCACCCGGTGTCGGGCCCGGCCCCCCGAGAGGCACCCCCAACTTGTCGTGATTCAGCGCCCCGGGCGAGCCGGGTATGCCGGGCACCGACGACAGGCCCCCGGTACCGACCTGCACCCCGGGCATTTTCGGGAAGGCGGCCGAGCCGGGTTTCGTGACGTCGCCGAGCGGCGGGGGGGTGAGGTTCCCGCTCATGCCCGGCTTGGGCGACACGTTCTTACCGTCGACCGTCGTCGGGAACTGATTCTTGTCCACCGGCGGCGTGGGCCCCGTGTCAGGCCACGGCAAGTTGCCCGGGTCCTTCAGGCCCGGTACGGACCCGACCCCGCCTCCGCCCCCGCCGGACTGCCTCGACGGCTCGGGCAGCCCCAGGTTCGACCGCTGGGCGTCGTTGATCGGGATCCGGTCCAGCA is part of the Micromonospora olivasterospora genome and encodes:
- a CDS encoding YbaB/EbfC family nucleoid-associated protein codes for the protein MSMLGDEELLVEMRAALDEVEAAADRVRRRVARSKTTVEDKKKLLSVTVGGQGELTRITFNGDAYRQLAPAELADLIVTTARTAREGAQRKTMAGTAELLADHAGLGDIARSATSMEELFEGVTGLASNKADRQKGRAAS